A region from the Triticum aestivum cultivar Chinese Spring chromosome 3D, IWGSC CS RefSeq v2.1, whole genome shotgun sequence genome encodes:
- the LOC123080721 gene encoding germin-like protein 1-3 gives MAPKQLPAVLLAACATLLALAAPLLAGDPDMLQDFCVADYKSLNGPLRLNGFPCKRPENVTADDFFSSALALPGNTGNPVGSAVTAANVEKLPGLNTMGVSMSRVDYAPWGVNPPHTHPRATEIIYVLEGSLDVGFVTTAGKLFARTVCKGELFVFPRGLLHYQKNNGDAPAVAISAFNSQLPGTQSLALALFAASPPVPTDVLARALQIDGSLVEAIKSKFPPM, from the exons ATGGCGCCCAAGCAGCTCCCCGCCGTCCTCCTTGCCGCATGCGCCACCCTCCTGGCCCTCGCCGCGCCATTGCTCGCCGGCGACCCCGACATGCTGCAGGACTTCTGCGTCGCCGATTACAAATCCCTCAACGGCC CATTGCGTCTGAACGGGTTCCCGTGCAAGAGGCCGGAGAACGTGACGGCGGACGACTTCTTCTCCTCCGCGCTGGCACTCCCGGGCAACACCGGCAACCCGGTCGGCTCAGCCGTGACAGCGGCGAACGTGGAGAAGCTCCCGGGGCTCAACACGATGGGCGTCTCCATGTCCCGCGTGGACTACGCGCCCTGGGGCGTGAACCCGCCGCACACCCACCCACGCGCCACCGAGATCATCTATGTGCTTGAGGGCTCCCTCGACGTCGGCTTCGTCACCACCGCCGGCAAGCTCTTCGCCCGCACCGTCTGCAAGGGTGAGCTTTTCGTCTTCCCCCGCGGCCTCTTACACTACCAGAAGAACAACGGTGACGCGCCGGCCGTCGCCATATCGGCCTTCAACAGCCAGCTTCCGGGCACGCAGTCCCTCGCCCTAGCGTTGTTCGCAGCCTCACCACCGGTGCCCACGGATGTGTTGGCCAGGGCGCTCCAGATCGACGGCAGCCTGGTGGAGGCCATCAAGTCTAAGTTCCCGCCAATGTAA